The Aspergillus luchuensis IFO 4308 DNA, chromosome 4, nearly complete sequence DNA window CTTATATCCCAACCAAATCTCCTCCTAATGTCTGAATAACAATGATAGTGCCGGCCTAGCCCCCACCGGCGCCAGCGACGGCGACTGCAGCTCCAACACAGGCCAAATCTACGTGCGCAGcaacatctcctcctccagcacgacTAGTGAATACCCAACAGCATTACTATACAGCTGGTACATGCCCAAAGACGAACCCAGCGACGGTCTGGGCCACCGCCACGACTGGGAGGGCGTTATCATCTACCTTTCTGATTCTACTACCGTCTCCGCGGATAATATCCTGGCTGTGTGCCCGTCCGCGCATGGCGGGTGGGATTGCTCCACCGATGGGTATACGCTTGATGGTACGAAGGCGTTGATTAAGTATGAGAGTATCTGGCCGTTGGATCATAGTTGTGGGTTGACGGATGTGGTGGGCGGGACGCAGCCGCTTGTTGCCTGGGAGAGCTTGACCACTGCGGCGAGGGATGCCTTGCAGACGGCGGATTTTGATAAGGCCATTGTGCCGTTCAAGGATAGTACTTTTGATGAGAATTTGGCGAAGGCTACTTATTGATTAGTTACTAGGAGTTATGatgagaggagggggaaggggtggATGTATATAGTTGGATGAGTAGGGTTGTGGGTAGTATATATTGAACTTTTTTTATGTCAGATGATAGTCAGTCACTGTGATGAGTATTTGTCGAATTTAACGAGTGACTTGATGTAAAGAGAGGATCTACTTACGTAAAGGGTTCGTAGAAAATAGCTAGTGGATTTAAATCTCTACTAGGTTACTGTTTATGTTTATTCTGGGAGAATATGAGGCAAGTCAATTTATTTAATACACTAAACAGCATAGACTAGCTATGACTGACAAGAGTAGAACTATAAGAGTAGTTAAGTAAGAGCTACTTAAGCACTAGCAATGCactggtagtagtaaggGTTGTAAGAGTGGCAGCTAGATCCGCTAGCACACTGAGTAGCACCAGTCCAGTTGATACCACCGCACTGGCCGTACAAAGACTGGCTACCGGAGCTACCGGAAGCAGCAGAGCTGACAGCCGGAGCAGGGGTGATGGTCGACTGAGCAGGCTCGGGCTGGACCGAGGTAGTGGGCTGCACAGCCtggggggtgttggtgaaGGTCAACAGGGTAGTCCAAGAGGAGGGGACCTGCACGGGGATCTGAGTGtaggcggaggagctggagctgggggCAGCAGGGGCAGGGGCACTGCTGGACTGGGCGACCTGGGTGTTGGTGTCAACGCTGGTCACGGCAGCAGCGCTGgtagcggcggcagcggtgGAGGAAGCGGAAGCAACGGCGCTGGCGCTGCCAACGACGGCTGTGCcggtggaggtgatggcGGAGGTAGTCTGGGTGATGGAGACGGCGCCGCTGTAGGCAGTAGGGCCGGGCACAGTGTAAGTGGTCAGGGTGGAGTAGATGTTGACGAGGATGCCATTCTCAGTGGCAGTGTAGAGCTCGGTACCCTTGACACCGGAGGGAGTGGCAGTACCGGTACCGGTGACCTGGAGGTTGAAGCACTGGGGGTAGTTCTGGGCgccgtcctcctcctcagcgccGTGGAGAGCGATGAGCTCGTGACGGAGGACGTAGTTGCcggcggcgatggagggagggatctcgaccatccagctgttgttgttgttgatcagcTGGTCGGTACCCCAGGTGCCGGGGACCTCGGAGTCGCTGACGAGACCGACGCCGTCGATCTTGAAGAACTCCAGGTCGGTCTTGTCGACGGTCTCGCAGCTGCCGTCGCAGCGAGCCAGGTAGTCCAGGACGGGGCCGTGGTGGGAGTCGGGCCAGGCGGTCCACTGGATGTTGATCTTCTCACCGGCACCGACGACAACGTGGGCCTGGGCGTTGGTGGCGTTCTCGTGGCAGATGATGTTAGGGTCGCGGTAGGCATCAGGCGAGATGAAGCCGTTGCCGGTGTTGGGGGTCGTCCAGGCGGCGACCTTCGGGGGGTCGGACTCGTAGGGGAAGACGCTGATGTCGAAACCCTCGTAGTAGACACCGTCGACGACGAGGTTGGTGACGTGACCGTGGGCAGCGACCTGGGTGGCCGACAGAAGGGCCGCGAGAAGGGAGGCAGACTGAGCTTGACGCATGATTGCTAGTGTggtttggagaagaaggaaaagttgGTAGAGAATGTAATGTAATGGAATGTAGAGTTGTAAAGAGTGAGCGCGCAGCGCAAAGAGTGTGAAAGCCTCAATCAATGAAGCGGAAAGCAACGAAGGgaatgatggaagagaagacttGCttgaggaggaaaagaaaaaacggCATCATGGTCGAGGAGCAGCATGGCTTTTAAGTCTTCGAGTCGCCCTGTCAATATTCGGCGATGCTTTACCTGCGTCACATCTCAAACCACCGCTGGAGCCATGACACCCACCCAGGAGTCTGGTCTAACCACCGCCCTAGATAGCGGGTCCGAACTGGGCCCTTGAGAAGCGCCGTAGCAATTAAGGTGAGGGCAAACGGCGGTAGGGCAGGGGCAAGTGTTCCAGATCCGTCTGATGTTAAGGCTATTGCCCGACTAGGGTCTTGGCTGTCGGAGAGTTTCCACTTTTGCCTCACAACAACCTTCTGTCACTTTCTGTCGAGCATGTTCTTGTCCGTTTCACTCACAGTTTGCTTATCATGAAGAAGCTTTTCTCAATTAACAGCTCAAGAACAGTTGTTCAACTGGCAAACGAACGCTGAGAGTGTGGTTAAAAATAGTAGCAGATGCCCGCCGCCCACTGCGGATCCGGCACTAGCCACCGAAGAACTAGTGTATCCCTAACTGGATGATAGCTCATCGGATAAATGCTGGTCCAGACTCATATAAATTAAGTCTGCCCTGACTGGTCGTCCCCACCAATTACACCCCTTGATGCTGAATAACCGCCGTTCCTGCAGCACTCAGTCCCTGCCAATTTTCCACAGACGCCCGCCACCACATTCGGGAGCGAAATCTCTGAGTTCTCCAATGACAACCAGTAGTGGGACCATCGTCTTGCTTGGATGATAGCATAGATGGAGCGCATTCGTCAGCAAAGGCCTGTTGCCTCGCCGAGTTTGGTCGCGCTTTGACCGGTCAGGGTCCACGTCGGAGTCTGCTCCGTGGAAGCACAGCTGTGTACCGAGTACCCTGAACTAATCTCCAGTCCCTGGTCGCAGAGGTGCATACCAATTGTGCCATCACTATAGCATACCTACGCAACTTCAACTACAGTATGATACGACACTGCAACACCAAGACCGTGCGACTACCAAGCAACTTTAAGATCATTAAACAATTAACCTTAAGTGAGACACAACGGTAACGTTGAATGACTCGCCATGGTAGTGAGCCCTTGGCAAACCGGATCGAGTGTGGGCCCTGAAACATACCTGTTTATTAAAGGCGGCCGCAGCGTCAACATATATCCTCTGCACAGCCTGCTTTCCTAAAGTAGCCCTGGTCGGCAGGGCAGTTCCGGTCCTGAGTCAGCGGGACTGCGCGGAATTAAACTAAGATGTGTCGTGTGTAAGGCTGTATTTTGCTAGATTTGCTGGCATTGGATGTTCGGGTCGGATATAAGGGTATATTGCAGGGGCTCTGGCAAGTCTCGGAGGGGGATCTGACCTCGCTCGAGGGCAGTTATTGGCTGTCGCATGCATCATCAGTATTCCAAGGAGCATTTAAGCGCCGATATTTACGACTGATCATATTACTgcaaagataatataatcacGTGGTACCTGGAGAATACTGCCCACAGTATCGGTAGTATCAAGGATAAAAAAAAGGAGTACCAACGTAGtctgaagagagaaagaaaattgcGCAAAGGAGAGACcagtaaaaaaaaagcgAACCAATAGAGAGGAAAAAACGAAAATCAAAGAACAAGCTACCACTTCCAATCACTCGTTGACCCATCCCAGTCCGGCCCCGGGGGACGGGGGCACTTGGCCAGGCCCCAAGCGAACCACATCGCAGGAGAccactttttcttcttcatgttAGTCGTCGCCATATAGAAGCCAACGAAAAAGCTTAATGCACACATAGGCGTATTAGCAACAATCTTTTCTTCAGTTTGCATTTTAAGGTCAAGGACTTACAGAGTAGACGATCTCTCATCCCAAACGAGGTTGGACAACCTGCCACCAAGTGGCATATAGCCCCATTTAGAAAGCTGTCTGTAGCTTATGTCAGTCCAAACCAGACACACATGATGATGTAGTAAAAAGGAGGAATAAAGACGAACAGAAAGTTGTTTTTGAAGTGCTCACGGACGATCTCCCTTTTATCTCGTTCCATCCTCCAGAAACCACAGTCTTCGTCCCCACCCTCTGTACCCAGTTGTTCGCCAGCAACTACCTCCCAGGCTACATAGACTACGAAGCCACCAGGGACAAAGCCTGAGTCATCCTGGGTGGTGTTTTTGGAGTCCAGCAGGCGCGGCGTGAATCTGGAGCCCTTTCTGGTAAGGGCACGGAGCGTTATCAATTCATCTGGCTCACAGGGTTTGGCTTGCTTGGCGCGAACAGCTGCTGGCTCGGCCTCAGTACCAGCGGCCGGGATCTGTTTATAGATCCTTATATGCGATTCGATATTTCCATCTGTCTGCTCACAAATGAGTCGAATTGTGGCGTCGGAGGCGGGAGGGTGGCCTGGACTGCCTTGGTCCTTGGAGTATTGCGAGATGTGCTCCTCACGCGCCTGAACGACGGTCCACGACTTCTGCATCTCGATAACTGCACCAGGACTTATCTCAGACTCCGAGAACCAGTGAGAAAGCATGATTGATATATGTCAGATATCAAGAGTCTTTGGGTTGATTTAGCGAAATTGGGGAAGTGTAGTGGAGATAGGGGATACCCCTGTATTTATAACATAGAAGGCTGACACACTTATTGACAGAGTCAGATAGACTAACGCTCTGCTGCTACAAAAAACCACTCAATATATCATAGATGGACAACCCCTCTTAATGTGTCAATGATGTTACAGTGGCGTCTGCGGTGTGTGAAACTCAAAAAGGAACCAGCTTTCCAACTATTTCCTCTTGAGCAATAGACAGGGACAAATGCCCTTTCGGGCTACGAACAgtgcaaaaaaaaaaaaaaaaaaaaaagaaaaaggtttCTCGTTCAGTGGGGTCTGGATGTTATTGCATTACCAATATTGGGACAAATATTCCGACAATATCTTGTGGGCTCTCTATGTTGCAAGTAGCAAATTTCACGTCTTCCTGGACCAAACTATTATTCTTTGCCATCAGAATGCCAATCTTGATAAGGTTAGATCCTCGACTGTTCTGATCACGCCATAAAGCGCCAAGGAAATGTAGGACATGCAGACATCTTTCGAGCAATGAGTCTTCAGGAACCAAAAATGACTTAAGGTACGTATATGCACTTTCATGCAAACCAGCACGAAAAGGCTTGGTGCTGAACGAGTAGACCACCACAATCAAAGTTTTGACTTTAAACTAAGGTCCGATCTGTACAAGAAGCCATCACgaatcttctccaactctctCCATAGGTGGGGATGCAAAGACCCAGTCAAACAAAACCCCTTGCCATTACGATCTAAGTTAACGTTGATGGCACCATGCAGGTAGATGCCAAGATATTGTGCTAAATCCATGGTTTCGATGCGATTATCGAAAAAGAGCGGCCGCACGCCGGAATTAGACGCCAGATTGTAGGGGTTCGAATGGGCCATGGAGGTGACCATAGTCCTAGGATGCGATGGGCTGGCTGCTCGCGGATGCCAGAGGTGCCAGGGCCCCATTCGCTGATATTGGGCATTGAAATCCTCGAGGCACTCTGCTGATTGAGCGACTCGTGTCACGCGGCGAATGTGGGCTGCTAGGTTAATCGTAGATTCGTGGCTGACTTGACTCGGGTCGAGGCCTGGCGGCCGTGGAATTGGGACAGGCCAGAAGCTGTTGTGGAATTTGGCAGGATTGACCAGTAGGTGGTTGAAGTTGAGCATGAAAGCCAGCGGGTAGGAAGTGGTTGTTGAGTCATGGGGGAATACCCGTACATTTGCCTAGACGGAGCCCCGTTAGCTTGACTCATAGCAATGTCTGTTGCATGAAAAGTTGGGTTGACAACCTGAAGAATCATAGCCATGAGAATGTCCACACGACTTATGCGAATACCTTGTTTCGTAGCATGATCGGCAAGCTGATCAATTACTAGCGCTGGAATGTGCATCATGCGGGAAGACCCCGTATTGCTACACGACGCAGGTGCCAGTCGGTGCCACAGTAGTCCCAGGGTGAAATGTGACAGCCCCCCAGAGTACAGGCGGTTACTGCCATTACTTAGTGTGCTAGGGGAGGGGTCATGGCAATAAtgaggattggatggattatTGGGGGCGGCGTTGAACTGGAGAGTGACTGGCCGATCGAAGTCAGGAATATCAATAGGGTTTCCAGAGAGGAGAGCTGCGTAGGCCCACCCAATCATAGACATGCCTTGTGAGATAACCTATTAGTAAGTAAATGATAGCAGTCGTGAATAGTCGCGACAGAGGGGTTTACCTAGTCCATCGCAAAACGCATGTTGGAATGTGAACTTCAACACGCAGGCATCTTTAAGACAAGCTGCAGTCAGGGTACAGACTGGAGGGAACAAAGTTGTATAGATGGAGCAAGGTATTGATGTGAGATCCATCAACCGCTTGTAATCATCCTCCTGCATGCTCTGGTGGATCATTGGATAAACAGGGACAGTTTCCGCAAGTGTGGCGTCGATAACACGATGCTGGAAGAATGAGTGGGTTTGCGAGGTAGAAAATGTCCCTGTACGCTAGAAGGGCCCGATTAGCAATTGTTCTCTACATTCAGAACAAAAGCACTAACCAGAAAGTTCAGTCTAGCCTGAAGTATGGGCCATTTCTGGACGAGTTGCTCAAAGCAATGTTTCAGCTCCAATGGATCAAATGCTTCCTCAAACACTAACACAGTGTGTACTTGGAGAAACCGTGCTAGACCTTTATCGACATAATGGAAGCTCATCTTGCGTAATGTCCGGCGAAGCACTTGTCTGGCGAAGCACTTAACAACAAACACTGTTTAGTCAGGATCTTGATTTTGAAGAATAGACACTTGGGCATGGACGTTTCCAAGCGCCCCAAAGAAGGGTTGACAAAACAAATCAGATGGTTGAACCCCTTGCATGGCGATACATCAGGATAGTGTTATGCCCTATGCTTACTAATATAATGTCGAGACATATTTCTCTGTCCGCTGATCAGATCGACACCAGTTattgtttttattttctgcaGGCGAGCGCGTTGAAATGAAGTGACTCAACATGTGGCGTAGTATATCACAGCATGGGGCTGTGCAGTGCTTCGCTCAAGTATTTCCCTAGCTTCCCCGCAGTCTAGAACTTAGCCCTTCTTAATGACTAAGTAATTCTTTATGAGATTATTCTGTCTGGGAGAAATATGTACAAGATATCCTGGAAATATGGAAAAGGTCTGTGACTTACAAAACTCTACGACTAAGTTGACCAAACTTACATTGCCAACATAATGTGGGTATGAATTCTCCGCAAATTCTCAGGTTCAAGTTAGTGGTGACGTTTCCTTCCAGCTACTATTAGTATGTTCATATTAGGTCGAGGTTCTTTCGGAATATATACCCTGTTACAAAGACCAGCTTGCCCGTGTCGAGAATCTTCCTCAGAGTATCTGGCATGCGACTACTCTATGTTCGCAAGGCTGTGGAACACTATTTCGGATTAATATGATTAGTTGAACTATAGGTAGCCGTAATGTAAGTGTATATACTAGATAACTACCCGGATTGCCTTCCTGTTCCTACAGTCAAGAAGATAACCTGATAATAAATCATGTAGTGTTAATGAAttgtagaaaaaaaatagacCATTAAAACAGCAATCAAATTTCACGCTGGTCCGTCTCCTCGAAGGACACGAAGTCATGGGAGCTTTGCGCTCtgctatttattaatatccttCCAATCAAAGTAGCACAACAGAGCTCAATCATGAGTGACACTCCCTGAATATCCTGGAACCGGACCGATGCCCGTTTCTCTGTGTACTACAATCTACAAGACGATAACAACCAACGGTTCACCGAGGCAAAGGCGGATGATGGACTCAAGGGCTTACTATCTCAGACTGACAACCATCCTGTAATTTGCGAGACAGAATTGTGGGCTCGACGATCATGAGAGACTTAAACAAGGTCGTTGTGCATAACCATGGGAATGGTGAGCTCTTCGATGGCCAAATCGCAAGTATTGCCTTTGATCCGTTCGTCGCTATCGAGACACAAATTGGGCGCGCAAGGCCATGCGACTGGAGATTTCAATGACCGCACTCTCTAAGGTTGAACTGTGCGTGGGCTGAGTGATTATGTGGTTGAGAGGTTGAAGGCAAACTTTGCCcagggaaggagggaaggcCCTAAACCATGATCATTGCTACTCTTAGTCTAAGGTATTTCAAATATGGTGCTCAGTAGTTTGACCCAGCCCATCTCAGAACTCGAAACGAATGATGGGGCGTTAGGGATATCGCTCGAatctatagtatactatattgAATTCAAATATCTCGAATTCAGACTGCTTACACGTCTTGAACTCCGTGAGATGCAGTAGTGGTGGCAGATAGTCTGACACATCGCGCCCAACTCAGGAGACACCAACACTTCGATGAACCACCATGCGAAACTAAGCCAACGAAGGATGGCCAGCTCGTGATTCATCGCATCCCAAAATTGAAATTGTATCGCTAGGCGACCATTTTCTCTCCTGCTCTAGAATGAATCAGTCTACAGCCCTAAGACAGTATATCCAATACGGATCCATCTGACAACATGGAGACTCTGTGCGCTTCTCAGATGACACAAGTCGACACCTCACCGGCCTGGAGATAGGCTCATACAATCGTTTGCAGCGAATCCTGGACTCGACCGACCGCCGGTTCGGTCTTGGCCGAGGTGCTCAGACAGTTCTATCTGGGCGCCAAGCTGCCGAGAGTCACTCAAGCCAGCGGAGGCTGCCAATTTCTCCGCCGCACAGCGGGTGGGATCTGGGGGGGCGGTTTTGACTGAAAGTTGCTACGCAGATATCCCCGGATACACGAGGTTGTCGGCCAAGACCGAGCGGGGGTTACACTCTGCTACACGTACCCTCCACCCAAGTCACGTCTGGATGACGGTCTGATACAAAAGATTTACAGGCCATGATTTCCCCAGCCTTAAGAGCCGCTTTCAGTGCCCCTCAGTCTTGGCATTAGTCCCTGATAAACTCAAATCGGAATAGGTATGGATGGAGTGACCACCTCGGAGGTTGTCTGTATGGATAGTGCCACGCTTCCAAGATCTCGGCATATGTAGTCCAAGACAATTCGCAGTTGCGTTCATTGAAGTCCAAGGTTCTTGGGTCGGATCCGTGAGACCGAGTACTTAGACCTAATTATCAGATTGGCTGTAACATTATAGAGCCTGAAATTATGCTTTGACGCGAATGGAACGAGTCATTTCGGCCGGATTGAGCCCAATAGACTTCAGTGACACCGGGGTACAAATAGGCCATCCTGACCCGGGGAACTTTCGTTAAGACACGGTGCGCCCTGCTC harbors:
- a CDS encoding NPP1 family protein (COG:S;~EggNog:ENOG410PNF2;~InterPro:IPR008701;~PFAM:PF05630;~SECRETED:SignalP(1-19)); translated protein: MSLRTLLLAASTLSATTSAAAVTASKHRLHARDWIASDEIVGFNQTVPDNSTGDLYLAYQPYLKVVNGCVPFPGVDAEGNTDAGLAPTGASDGDCSSNTGQIYVRSNISSSSTTSEYPTALLYSWYMPKDEPSDGLGHRHDWEGVIIYLSDSTTVSADNILAVCPSAHGGWDCSTDGYTLDGTKALIKYESIWPLDHSCGLTDVVGGTQPLVAWESLTTAARDALQTADFDKAIVPFKDSTFDENLAKATY
- a CDS encoding uncharacterized protein (COG:S;~EggNog:ENOG410Q1Z5;~InterPro:IPR023213), whose product is MSFHYVDKGLARFLQVHTVLVFEEAFDPLELKHCFEQLVQKWPILQARLNFLRTGTFSTSQTHSFFQHRVIDATLAETVPVYPMIHQSMQEDDYKRLMDLTSIPCSIYTTLFPPVCTLTAACLKDACVLKFTFQHAFCDGLGMSMIGWAYAALLSGNPIDIPDFDRPVTLQFNAAPNNPSNPHYCHDPSPSTLSNGSNRLYSGGLSHFTLGLLWHRLAPASCSNTGSSRMMHIPALVIDQLADHATKQGIRISRVDILMAMILQANVRVFPHDSTTTSYPLAFMLNFNHLLVNPAKFHNSFWPVPIPRPPGLDPSQVSHESTINLAAHIRRVTRVAQSAECLEDFNAQYQRMGPWHLWHPRAASPSHPRTMVTSMAHSNPYNLASNSGVRPLFFDNRIETMDLAQYLGIYLHGAINVNLDRNGKGFCLTGSLHPHLWRELEKILIEMQKSWTVVQAREEHISQYSKDQGSPGHPPASDATIRLICEQTDGNIESHIRIYKQIPAAGTEAEPAAVRAKQAKPCEPDELITLRALTRKGSRFTPRLLDSKNTTQDDSGFVPGGFVVYVAWEVVAGEQLGTEGGDEDCGFWRMERDKREIVREHFKNNFLQLSKWGYMPLGGRLSNLVWDERSSTLFFVGFYMATTNMKKKKWSPAMWFAWGLAKCPRPPGPDWDGSTSDWKW
- a CDS encoding uncharacterized protein (CAZy:AA9;~COG:G;~EggNog:ENOG410PNFI;~InterPro:IPR000254,IPR035971,IPR005103;~PFAM:PF00734,PF03443;~SECRETED:SignalP(1-21);~go_component: GO:0005576 - extracellular region [Evidence IEA];~go_function: GO:0030248 - cellulose binding [Evidence IEA];~go_process: GO:0005975 - carbohydrate metabolic process [Evidence IEA]); this translates as MRQAQSASLLAALLSATQVAAHGHVTNLVVDGVYYEGFDISVFPYESDPPKVAAWTTPNTGNGFISPDAYRDPNIICHENATNAQAHVVVGAGEKINIQWTAWPDSHHGPVLDYLARCDGSCETVDKTDLEFFKIDGVGLVSDSEVPGTWGTDQLINNNNSWMVEIPPSIAAGNYVLRHELIALHGAEEEDGAQNYPQCFNLQVTGTGTATPSGVKGTELYTATENGILVNIYSTLTTYTVPGPTAYSGAVSITQTTSAITSTGTAVVGSASAVASASSTAAAATSAAAVTSVDTNTQVAQSSSAPAPAAPSSSSSAYTQIPVQVPSSWTTLLTFTNTPQAVQPTTSVQPEPAQSTITPAPAVSSAASGSSGSQSLYGQCGGINWTGATQCASGSSCHSYNPYYYQCIASA